A genomic window from Zalophus californianus isolate mZalCal1 chromosome 13, mZalCal1.pri.v2, whole genome shotgun sequence includes:
- the TEX53 gene encoding testis-expressed protein 53, whose translation MASKIFCCCCPASEGSSTTAVSRSPRISQQHQPRSFNLNTDSRKNGFQKRYAHHPANNWILNGCTLGRP comes from the exons ATGGCGTCAAAGATCTTCTGTTGTTGCTGCCCAGCCAGCGAGGGGTCCTCTACCACTGCTGTGTCACGTAGTCCCAGGATATCCCAGCAGCATCAGCCGCGGTCCTTCA ATCTGAACACAGATTCTCGCAAGAATGGTTTCCAAAAGAGATACGCACACCACCCCGCCAACAACTGGATACTGAACGGATGCACTCTTGGGAGGCCCTGA